CTCTTACCCCAGTGGTAAACCAAAACGATTTCCTGCCCATTGCCACCGATGGCAGTGAAAAGTTACTGGTGGTGAGTTTCGGTGGCAAAAACCATGCTCCCTATCGAATTGCACTTGATCGTTATGGATGGAGCGATTACGAAGAAATGCCGGCCGCCCCCGATCGCGTGAGCGTGGATCGCCTGCTATCAAAAGCTGCCGGATACGATAAAGTGCTTGTGAATATTTTGGGTACCAGCCAGAATACCAAAAAGAACTTTGGACTCACCTCGGAGGCTATGGTATGCATCAACCTGCTCAATAAAGACAACAGGGTAGGTGTAGTGCATTTTGGCAATCCGTACGCCCTGCTGCAACTGCGCTCAGCCGAAAAGCTCGACGCCCTTGTGGTGGCCTACCAGGACAACAGCGAAACGCGACAGGTGGTGGCCGAAGCCCTTGCCGGCCGAAGCCCGCTGCAGGGTAGCTTGCCTGTTGGTTTGGGCGATTTTGCTCCCGCGGGGAGTAGGGCGGGGGTGAAAACCAAGGGGCTGCCCCGCGGACTTCCCGAAGAGTGGGGTGTGGATGCCGGTACACTGGCTCGAATTGACAGCATAGCTGAGCACGGCATTCGCGAAATGGCCTACCCTGGTTGCCAGGTGCTGGTAGCGCGGCACGGACATGTGGTGTACGAGCGTAGTTTCGGGTACCACACCTACGAAAACGCCAATCCTGTAACCAACGACGATTTGTACGATTTGGCTTCGCTCACCAAAATACTGTCCTCTACCGCAGCATTGATGCACCTTCAGGATGCCGGACTTTTCGACCTGGACCGCACGTTGGGCGATTACCTGAGTTGGATACCCGCCGATTCACCCTACCACAAATTGGTGCTGCGAAAGGTGATGTCGCACACCGCCGGGTTGATTCCGTGGATACCCTTCTATCAGAAAACGCTGGAAAAAGGAGTGCTTCGGGCCGATATTTACAGCGAGGTTCAAAGTGAGGAATTCCCTGTTCGCGTAGCCGAAGGGGTTTTTATGAAACAACAGCACAGCGATACACTCATTCACCGCATACTGGGCACGCGGCTTCGCAACCAGCAGGAAATGAAGCAAAGCGAATATGCATACAGTGACCTCGGTTACTTTTTTGTGAAAGAAATCGTGGAGCAGCTCAGCGGAATGCATCTTCAGGATTACGTGGCCTCGCAACTCTACGAGCCTATGAAGCTAAGTACCATAGGTTACCTGCCGTTGAAACGCTTCTCTACAGACGTAATAGCCCCTACTGAGTACGATCGAGCCTTTCGCAAGCGATTGGTGCACGGCGATGTACACGATCCCGGTGCAGCTATGCAGGGCGGAGTGGGGGGGCATGCCGGTTTGTTCTCCAACGCCCACGACGTAGCGGCCATCATGCAACTCTTTCTGAACAAAGGGGTGTACAACGGTGTGCGCTATCTGAGCGAGGAAGTACTTGAAGAATACACGCGCTGTCAATATTGCAAAAGCGAAAAAGACAAATTGCGACGGGGAGCAGGGTTCGATAAACCTGTTATGGACAAAGGTCCGGGTCCTACGTGTGATTGCGTCACCTTCGAAACCTTCGGCCACACCGGCTTTACGGGAACCATGGCCTGGGCCGACCCAGAGAAGCAACTGGTTTATGTTTTTCTGAGCAACCGCGTATATCCCACGTCCGAGAATAAGAAACTCAGTAAACTGAACATCCGAACCAATATCCAGCAGGTCATTTACGACGCGCTGGTTGATTGAGATTTCAAGCTTGTGGCTCAATTCCGGCAAAGCAGTGGGCGCGAAAGGCTACCTTTGCAGCAAACAATGTGATGATGCGGATAGGAATTGTATTGTATCCTACTTTTGGAGGTAGCGGTGTGGTAGCCACAGAGTTGGGGAAAGCGTTGGCTGATAAAGGTCACGAAATTCACTTTATCACCTACAATCAACCTGCGCGACTCGGTGCCTTTGGCGGGAATATTTTCTACCATGAAGTGCGCGTAAGCGATTATCCGCTCTTTGACTATCCACCATACGAGTTGGTGCTGGCCAGTAAACTGGTAGATGTGGTGAAACATGAAAAACTGGATTTGCTGCACGTTCACTACGCTATTCCACATGCTTCAGCGGCTTATATGGCCCGCCAGATTCTCCTGGAGCAAGGATTGTACATCCCTTTCATTACCACGCTTCACGGTACGGATATCACGCTGGTAGGTAAAGACGCGTCGTTTGAGCCGGTCATTACTTTTGCTATTAATCAGAGTGACGCGGTGACTGCGGTGTCCAAAAGCCTTCGCGATGATACATACCGGCATTTCTCCATTTCGCGGGATATTGAAGTGATTCCGAATTTTGTGAATGTGGCCCATTACCCAGAGCGCAAGGAAGGGGCAGAAAAACGCATTTACGCTCCCAACGGAGAGAAAATATTGGTTCACATATCCAACTTCCGCGAGGTGAAACGCGTTCCGGATGTGGTGAAAATTTACACGCGGGTTCGGCAGCAACTTCCCGCTAAATTGCTGTTGGTGGGCGACGGCCCTCAGCGTGGCATGGTTGAGCAAATGTGCCGCGAACTAGGCACCTGTTCGGATATTCGATTTCTTGGCAAACTGCAGCAACCCGAGAATATTCTGGCGCTGGCCGATTTATTTGTTCTGACATCTGAATCAGAGAGTTTTGGACTTTCGTCACTCGAGGCAATGGCCTGCGGAGTTCCGGTGATTTCTACCAATACCGGTGGTATTCCCGAGGTGAACATTCACGGAGAAACCGGGTTTTTGTCGAACGTGGGCGACGTGGAAAGCATGGCCCGCGATGCCATTAAGTTGCTGAGCGATGATGAGATGTATATCCATTTCAGCAAGCAATCTCGCCGCAGGGCAGAGAGTTTCGATGTGGCCAAAATCGTTCCTCGCTACGAAGCACTTTACAAACAGGTTGTTGAGAGAGCCAAAGTAACACCATGAGCGATGTAAAATACCTGAGTCCGCGAATCAGCTACAAGCTCACGCCGGAATTTGCATCTATCGCCATTTCGGCTAAAGGCGAACGCTGGAAAGAGACCCTGCTCATGGCCTGGGTGCTGGCGTGGACGGCCTGCGGTGTCTTTTTTCTTTTTCAACTGGGTACTGATTTGCCCCGCGATACCAAGCTGGCCATTGTGGTGCTGCTGTTTTTTTGGGTGTATTTCGAGTTTCAGATTGGCCGGGCCTTGTTCTGGCGGCTTTGGGGGGTGGAGTTGATTCGCTTTTCTGAAGGGCAACTCTCCGTGAAGCGCAGCATCAAAGGCTATGGCAAACGCAAGGATTATTTTCTCGACAACATTGCCCAATTTGAAGTGGTAGAGCGAGCGCCGCGCTCCATTGTAACCGTAATGGAAGACTCGTTTTGGGTTGTTGGCGGCGAGCGCATTGTGTTTGAGTACCTCGGAAAAAAGGTAGGCGTGGGCTTGCAGATCAACGCCGAAGAAGCCAAACAACTGCGTGATTTGCTTGAAAAGCAGAGGAAGAAGTTTGTTTAGTTTTTGAGGCTGTTGGAAAACCAAAGCCGACTATTTCAGAGCCATAATTTACCTTGTGAATTCATTACTCCATCGTTGCTTGTTTATTGGGCAAAACCCACGAAATTCCGGCTGCGCCGTAGTGCGCCCGATACAGCTTTGAAGAAGCCGAACCGAAAGTGTTTTCCAATTGGTAGCTATAGCTGTGCTGCCATTGAATGTGTACTTCAAACCACCACTGTATGCCGCCCCATTTCCCAAAAATGTTTTCAATTCCGAAGCGGGCTGAACTGCTCCAGTTGAGATTGTCCGTTTGGCGAATCGAAAAAGTCTCCTGAACAACATCTCCGGGATAGGCAATCGGCATTCCAAAGGTCATTGGGGGTGCGAGGTAATTCACGCTCAGTCGGTCGCTACCGGGTGCCATCAGATCGATTCCACCGCCAAGCCCAACAAAAAGGCGCGTACTGGTGGCAACAGGTATGTACCAGGTTGCACCAGTTTGAAACTCATAGGTGTTGTGGTTTATTGAAGCCGAACTGCCTGTTCTCGTCAAAAGTGTCATGCGGCGTTGCAGCCACTGTGCACGAACGTATGGCGCCAATCTTCCGAAAAGATACTCGCCCCGCAACCCCAAAGCAAAGGGCACATCCACATCCAGTCGTCTGGGCGCTCCCGGCATCGTGAAGTCGCCAATTCCACGGTTCCAGTTGCTATTCCAAATGGCCGACGCGTCCACCGAAACCCGTGGTTGGGCCTGAAGAACCGCTCCCGTAAGAAGAAAGGAGCAAAAGGCAAGGGGCCATATCAAGTGTGAATTGAAGTGTATCATGTTTGGACGAGTTAGTTAGACGTCAGGTTAAAAGCTACCGAACGCACCCTTCGTGTGTCCTCACCGTCTATTTTTTCGTGCAGCACATAAGTTTGGGCAAGTTTAGATTGAAACACTTCTTTCATGTTCTTCACGGCTCCGGCGGGCACATTGTGTGAAATGAGTTTTTTCATCAGTTCATCCCGCCTGAATTTTTTGAAAAAGGGCGACAGAGATTGATGGAGTTCTATGCGGTGCTTTACCCGTTGCGGATTGGTTTCGAAGCGCGGCTCTTCGGCGATTTTTGCGCAGCCTAAAATGTTGCACAAGGTTTTGAATTGCCGGTCACTACCCACGGCCATTACCACGGGTAGGTTGTCGGCGGTGGTGAAAATCTCGCCATAGGGCGCAATATTGGGGTGCAGAGATCCTATTGCCTGCGGAATATGGCCGGCCATCAAATAGTTGCTGGCCTGGTTGGCAAGAGAGGCGATGCCCGCGCCTTCCAGACTGACCTTAACATATGCGCCTTTTCCGGTCCGGGAGCGCTCCAGTAAAGCCACAAGCAGCCCCTCTTTGAGCTGATGTGCGGCGAGAAGATCCATAAAAGCCAGCG
The genomic region above belongs to Cryomorphaceae bacterium and contains:
- the bshA gene encoding N-acetyl-alpha-D-glucosaminyl L-malate synthase BshA, with product MRIGIVLYPTFGGSGVVATELGKALADKGHEIHFITYNQPARLGAFGGNIFYHEVRVSDYPLFDYPPYELVLASKLVDVVKHEKLDLLHVHYAIPHASAAYMARQILLEQGLYIPFITTLHGTDITLVGKDASFEPVITFAINQSDAVTAVSKSLRDDTYRHFSISRDIEVIPNFVNVAHYPERKEGAEKRIYAPNGEKILVHISNFREVKRVPDVVKIYTRVRQQLPAKLLLVGDGPQRGMVEQMCRELGTCSDIRFLGKLQQPENILALADLFVLTSESESFGLSSLEAMACGVPVISTNTGGIPEVNIHGETGFLSNVGDVESMARDAIKLLSDDEMYIHFSKQSRRRAESFDVAKIVPRYEALYKQVVERAKVTP
- a CDS encoding CoA transferase — protein: MLQNLKILDFSSVLAGPAVGTFFAELGAQVIKVENKAGGGDVTRQWKVPGESHETKASAYFSSVNYGKSYHFLDVFDPDDHQCFMELLQGCDLLITNQKPSSLERMNLAYDQLKEKYPELIYGQITGFDSDPDRVAYDVVVQAETGYMFMNGTRETAPVKLPLAFMDLLAAHQLKEGLLVALLERSRTGKGAYVKVSLEGAGIASLANQASNYLMAGHIPQAIGSLHPNIAPYGEIFTTADNLPVVMAVGSDRQFKTLCNILGCAKIAEEPRFETNPQRVKHRIELHQSLSPFFKKFRRDELMKKLISHNVPAGAVKNMKEVFQSKLAQTYVLHEKIDGEDTRRVRSVAFNLTSN